CTTTGATCTCGAGGGTGACGGGCGCGGCGAAGCTCTCGAGGACTTCACCACGAATCGCGCGTCCCAACCATTTCCATTCGACCTTGGCGCCCTTCGGGTATGGCATGAGTTGAAGATGCCACGGGGTGGGCGGAAAGGGAATGACTCTATCCATTCACTTCCAGTTTTTCCGCGGATTCCAGTTGCCGCAGGCCGCGCGACCAGAGGCTCGCCACGCAGATGAGTCCGCCGACCGTGCCCGCAAGGATATAGAGTTCGCGGATGCCGATGATGTCGCCGAGGGGGCCGAAGAGCGTCAGCCCGGCGGGGGCCGCGAGGGCGGCGACGGTGGTGAGTAACGAAAACGCGCGGCCCTGCAATTGCGGCGGGATTTTCTGTTGCAGAAGCGCCACCACGGGCGTGTTCCCGTAAGTGTAGGCGAAGCCGCTCAGGCACCAAAAGAAGACCGCGACGATGAAGGTCTCGCGTGTCGCGACCGCGGTCAGGCCCACGGCGAAGGAACAAATCGCCAAACCCAAAAGCAAAGTGATGACCTTACGCTTCGGCACGAGGATCGTGGTGGCGACGCCTCCCAGAAGCATCGCAACGCCTGCGAGCCCCTCCATGGTCGCGACGAAACTGATGTCGCCTTTGAAGTGACGGGTGACGAGCAAAGGGACCAACGTAAACGTCGGCATCAGAATCATGATGAGCGTGCCGTTGAGCGCATAAAGTTGGCGTAGCGGCGGTGAATGCCAAACGAGGTCGATCCCGTCTTTGAATTCACGCC
Above is a genomic segment from Pseudobdellovibrionaceae bacterium containing:
- a CDS encoding MFS transporter; the encoded protein is MASAHLENWQLRFWVIVSGQALSQIGSAVSQFILLWWIASTSGEVGALATGGIFALLPQALLGPLGGVLADRYSRRLIMILSDTITACCMLVLISLFAQDRVELWHVYTLLAVRSSMQAFQGPASQASAVMLVPESFLTRAAGLNQIVLSLMTIAAAPIGAFAMSLLPFQGALMIDVVTATLGIIPLLIFKIPQPERTSATTSAWREFKDGIDLVWHSPPLRQLYALNGTLIMILMPTFTLVPLLVTRHFKGDISFVATMEGLAGVAMLLGGVATTILVPKRKVITLLLGLAICSFAVGLTAVATRETFIVAVFFWCLSGFAYTYGNTPVVALLQQKIPPQLQGRAFSLLTTVAALAAPAGLTLFGPLGDIIGIRELYILAGTVGGLICVASLWSRGLRQLESAEKLEVNG